A window of Trichoderma atroviride chromosome 3, complete sequence contains these coding sequences:
- a CDS encoding uncharacterized protein (EggNog:ENOG41), with product MSLRYPITGCLRQLEAASSLTSSVVTRPSTHARCFSSCKISSRCQSPRHRPLHTRSSVSSGSSASIDRSKKLSIYSRKAFTTVSSSAMEPTIHSEFEPDTGTWQYIVADPSTMTAAIIDPVLDFDRTSQSLTTHTADALLALVKEKGYKVDWVLETHVHADHLTAASYLQKRLAEQQGYKPSVAIGKRIGQVQRFFGKRYGVPEEQYEVVFDHLLGDDEKFMIGNIQATAMHLPGHTPDHMGYKVGDNVFCGDSVFNADIGSARCDFPGGSSESLYSSGRKLLSLPDNVKIWTGHDYPPKDGRSPQAYMTVHDHREQNKHLKDGITAEEFVTMRNERDAGLAAPRMLHQSLQINIRGGRLPSPTPDGQRMLRLPLDIKAAEW from the exons ATGTCACTTCGATACCCCATCACCGGTTGTCTAAGGCAGTTGGAGGCTGCTTCGTCTCTTACTTCAAGCGTTGTGACTCGACCTTCAACACATGCTAGGTGCTTTAGCAGCTGCAAGATTAGTTCTCGTTGCCAGAGTCCCAGACACAGACCATTACATACACGCTCAAGCGTTTCATCCGGCAGCTCAGCCAGTATCGACAGATCTAAAAAACTGTCTATATACAGCAGAAAGGCTTTCACCaccgtctcttcttcagccatgGAGCCCACTATTCACAGCGAATTTGAGCCCGACACAGGCACATGGCAATACATTGTGGCTGATCCGTCAACCATGACAGCCGCAATTATTGATCCTGTCCTGGACTTTGATCGCACAAGCCAGAGCCTTACTACGCACACTGCTGATGCGTTGCTGGCACTGGTCAAGGAGAAAGGTTACAAAGTTGATTGGGTTCTGGAAACCCATGTACATGCAGACCATCTGACGGCGGCTTCCTATCTTCAGAAGCGTCTTGCTGAGCAACAGGGATATAAGCCATctgttgccattggcaagcgAATTGGCCAGGTCCAAAGATTCTTTGGCAAGAGATATGGAGTTCCGGAGGAGCAATATGAAGTCGTTTTTGACCATCTCCTaggagatgatgaaaagtTTATGATTGGCAATATCCAAGCAACGGCTATGCATCTCCCTGGCCATACGCCTGATCACATGGGTTACAAAGTTGGAG ATAACGTCTTTTGTGGCGATTCTGTTTTTAACGCCGACATTGGCTCCGCGCGTTGTGACTTCCCAGGTGGCAGCTCTGAAAGTCTCTATTCGTCAGGTCGTAAGCTGCTCAGCTTACCAGATAATGTCAAGATATGGACTGGCCACGATTATCCTCCCAAAGACGGCCGTTCTCCGCAGGCATACATGACTGTGCATGACCACAGGGAGCAAAACAAGCATCTCAAGGACGGTATCACGGCTGAGGAATTTGTCACTATGCGAAATGAGCGCGATGCAGGCTTGGCAGCGCCGAGGATGCTTCATCAGTCGCTTCAGATAAATATACGAGGGGGGCGACTACCATCCCCGACCCCGGACGGACAGAGAATGTTACGCTTACCATTGGACATAAAGGCTGCAGAATGGTAG
- a CDS encoding uncharacterized protein (EggNog:ENOG41) yields MENSQHAKEDLAATNRRFWNDHGRELFKQQWVLDMSKKIGDALSNSVQWMGVRGRSEGGSPVKLLDYACGPGMVSNTLLGQFDIIRGIDISETSVASYNEMAQQSGIPVEQMHAVQGYIPPPPENTLLAAEEFFNFDLIVISMALHHIEDQAGVLSGLYERLRSGGVLVVIDLAPDAHSHNHTQGGECANHDDYHAQHKARVQHTISNHHGYGVEDMKDLLSKAGFVPGSFDYQLYPNTSPHASDISGHDFSKNFSMKPFFIAKGAKE; encoded by the exons ATGGAAAACTCTCAGCACGCAAAGGAGGATTTGGCGGCAACCAACCGCCGATTTTGGAA TGACCACGGTCGCGAGTTATTTAAGCAGCAGTGGGTACTCGACATGTCCAAGAAAATCGGCGATGCCCTCTCCAACAGCGTCCAGTGGATGGGTGTCCGAGGTCGGTCAGAAGGTGGCTCTCCCGTGAAGCTTTTAGACTATGCGTGCGGCCCTGGCATGGTTTCGAACACTCTTCTGGGCCAATTCGACATTATTAGGGGTATCGACATCTCCGAAACTAGTGTTGCATCTTACAACGAGATGGCTCAACAGTCGGGTATCCCAGTTGAGCAAATGCACGCTGTCCAGGGCTACATCCCACCGCCACCCGAAAACACGCTTCTCGCCGCAGAGGAATTTTTCAATTTCGACCTAATAGTGATTAGTATGGCTCTTCATCACATTGAGGATCAAGCGGGCGTTCTCTCTGGTCTTTATGAGCGCCTAAGAAGCGGTGGTGTCTTGGTTGTCATAGATCTGGCTCCAGACGCTCACTCTCATAACCACACCCAGGGAGGCGAATGCGCCAACCATGACGACTATCACGCCCAACATAAAGCCCGGGTTCAGCACACGATTTCTAATCATCACGGATACGGAGTTGAAGATATGAAGGATCTTCTGTCCAAAGCTGGATTTGTTCCAGGAAGCTTTGACTACCAGCTATATCCCAACACGTCACCACATGCATCCGATATCTCTGGGCATGATTTTAGCAAGAACTTTAGTATGAAGCCATTTTTCATCGCCAAAGGTGCAAAGGAATAG